Proteins encoded together in one Phalacrocorax aristotelis chromosome 7, bGulAri2.1, whole genome shotgun sequence window:
- the LOC142059502 gene encoding zinc finger protein ZIC 4-like, whose protein sequence is MSVDAPGIPVMDPAALSRRNTALRLVDLAGAPRHHHHPPPQSMTGFPGFAGHPHATAPTQPREHAAESRLGPHPLRPEHMGHRHHPPHPPPQHHPAALKLSPAPHPHHQLHHHHHHHHHHHHHTAGQAEVVSSQTGAFGPAQSPAAPYPVSHPAQALAAGRDFFICRDLPAPLMPGLTEQRPAASSHHGLFVSTTGSYPGHHGHHHHHSEAGNPSLFTGLHEQPPHAAPGGHLNGQIRLGLPGEMYARSEHFTQVPASRTDPFAASSLHSYGGMNLNVNLAPHHGPGAFFRYMRQPIKQELICKWIELDQTPKKLCSKTFSTMHELVTHVTVEHVGGPEQSNHICFWEECPREGKPFKAKYKLVNHIRVHTGEKPFPCPFPGCGKVFARSENLKIHKRTHTGEKPFKCEFEGCDRRFANSSDRKKHSHVHTSDKPYNCKVRGCDKSYTHPSSLRKHMKVHCKSPPPSSGYESSTPSLVSPSSDSGREPPASCSHAEPSAPAQPAANLSEWYVCQGAGLRGPPAPPAAPPPPPPRPPAEPRPRC, encoded by the exons ATGAGCGTGGATGCTCCGGGGATCCCAGTGATGGACCCTGCTGCTCTCTCCAGGCGGAACACGGCGCTGAGATTAGTAGACTTGGCGGGGGCTCCtcgccaccaccaccacccccccccgcaGAGCATGACAGGCTTCCCGGGCTTCGCCGGGCACCCCCACGCCACGGCACCCACGCAGCCCAGGGAGCACGCCGCCGAGTCCCGCCTCGGGCCGCACCCGCTCCGGCCAGAACACATGGGGCACCGCCACcatcctcctcatcctcctcctcagcatcACCCCGCGGCCCTTAAGCTCAGCCCTGCCCCTCATCCCCACCACCagctccaccaccaccaccatcatcatcatcatcatcatcatcatacGGCAGGCCAAGCCGAGGTGGTCTCTAGTCAAACGGGAGCGTTCGGCCCGGCGCAGTCACCGGCAGCCCCTTACCCCGTCTCTCACCCAGCCCAGGCTCTGGCAGCAGGTAGGGACTTTTTCATATGCAGAGACCTGCCGGCCCCACTCATGCCAGGGCTGACCGAGCAGCGCCCCGCTGCAAGTTCTCACCACGGACTGTTTGTCTCAACAACAGGTAGCTACCCCGGACACCATGGTCACCACCATCACCACTCAGAAGCTGGGAATCCCTCTCTGTTCACTGGACTCCATGAACAGCCTCCCCATGCAGCTCCAGGTGGCCATCTAAACGGACAGATAAGACTGGGGTTACCTGGAGAAATGTACGCCAGGTCTGAACATTTCACTCAAGTACCAGCCTCCAGGACAGAtccttttgctgcttcttcactTCATAGCTACGGTGGCATGAATCTGAACGTGAATCTGGCTCCACACCACGGCCCGGGGGCCTTCTTTCGTTACATGAGGCAGCCTATCAAACAGGAACTCATCTGTAAGTGGATTGAGTTGGACCAGACTCCCAAAAAATTATGCTCGAAAACTTTCAGCACGATGCACGAGCTGGTGACTCATGTCACGGTGGAGCACGTTGGAGGACCCGAGCAGTCCAATCACATATGTTTCTGGGAAGAGTGCCCGAGAGAAGGGAAACCTTTCAAAGCCAAATATAAACTTGTAAATCACATCAGAGTCCACACAGGTGAAAAACCTTTCCCCTGCCCTTTCCCAGGCTGTGGCAAAGTGTTTGCCAGATCAGAGAATCtcaaaatacacaaaagaaCTCATACAG GGGAGAAGCCGTTCAAATGTGAATTCGAGGGCTGTGACAGACGCTTCGCCAACAGCAGCGACAGGAAGAAGCACTCGCACGTCCACACCAGCGACAAGCCCTACAACTGCAAAGTGAGAGGTTGCGACAAGTCCTAcacccaccccagctccctgagAAAACACATGAAAGTGCACTGCAaatcccctcctcccagctccgGCTACGAGTCCTCCACGCCCTCCTTGGTGTCCCCCTCCTCGGACTCCGGCCGGGAGCCCCCCGCCTCCTGTTCCCACGCCGAGCCCTCCGCGCCCGCGCAGCCCGCCGCCAACCTGAGCGAATGGTACGTGTGTCAGGGCGCGGGGCTCCGcggcccccccgcgccccccgccgcgcccccgccgccgccgccgcgcccccccgccgagccccggccccgctgctaG
- the LOC142059794 gene encoding zinc finger protein ZIC 1: protein MLLDAGPQYPAIGVTTFGSSRHHSTADVTDREVGLGINPFADGMGAFKINPSTHELASAGQTAFTSQAPGYAAAALGHHHHPTHVSSYSSAAFNSTRDFLFRNRGFGEAAAASAQHSLFASAAGSFAGPHGHTDAAGHILFPGLHEQATSHASPNVVNGQMRLGFSGDMYGRPDQYGQVTSPRSEHYASTQLHGYGHMNMNMAAHHGAGAFFRYMRQPIKQELICKWIEPEQLSNPKKSCNKTFSTMHELVTHVTVEHVGGPEQSNHICFWEECPREGKPFKAKYKLVNHIRVHTGEKPFPCPFPGCGKVFARSENLKIHKRTHTGEKPFKCEFEGCDRRFANSSDRKKHMHVHTSDKPYLCKMCDKSYTHPSSLRKHMKVHESSSQGSQPSPAASSGYESSTPPTIVSPSTENQTASSLSPSSSAVHHTSSHSTLTSNFNEWYV from the exons ATGCTTCTGGATGCTGGACCGCAGTATCCCGCCATAGGAGTCACTACCTTCGGATCCTCTCGCCACCACTCCACGGCCGATGTCACGGACAGAGAAGTGGGGCTGGGGATCAACCCCTTCGCCGACGGCATGGGCGCCTTCAAAATCAACCCCAGCACCCACGAGCTGGCCTCGGCCGGCCAGACCGCCTTCACCTCGCAGGCGCCCGGCTACGCGGCGGCGGCCCTGGGGCACCACCACCACCCGACCCATGTCAGCTCCTACTCCAGCGCCGCCTTCAACTCCACCCGGGACTTTCTGTTCCGCAACCGCGGCTtcggggaggcggcggccgccAGCGCCCAGCACAGCCTCTTCGCCTCCGCCGCCGGCAGCTTCGCCGGACCCCACGGACACACCGATGCCGCGGGACATATACTTTTCCCGGGGCTCCACGAACAAGCCACCAGCCACGCTTCGCCTAACGTGGTGAACGGGCAGATGCGCCTGGGCTTCTCCGGGGACATGTACGGCAGACCCGACCAGTACGGCCAGGTCACCAGCCCCCGCTCCGAGCACTACGCCTCGACCCAGCTGCACGGCTACGGCCACATGAACATGAACATGGCAGCCCACCACGGGGCAGGGGCCTTCTTTCGTTACATGCGGCAGCCCATCAAACAGGAACTCATCTGTAAGTGGATTGAGCCCGAGCAATTGTCAAACCCCAAAAAGTCCTGCAACAAAACTTTCAGCACGATGCACGAGCTGGTGACTCATGTCACGGTGGAGCACGTTGGAGGACCCGAGCAGTCCAATCACATATGTTTCTGGGAAGAGTGCCCGAGAGAAGGGAAACCTTTCAAGGCCAAATATAAACTTGTAAATCACATCAGAGTCCACACAGGTGAAAAACCTTTCCCCTGCCCTTTCCCAGGCTGTGGCAAAGTGTTTGCCAGATCAGAGAATCtcaaaatacacaaaagaaCTCATACAG GTGAAAAACCATTTAAGTGTGAATTCGAGGGCTGTGACAGGCGCTTTGCAAACAGCAGCGACCGCAAAAAgcacatgcatgtgcacacTTCCGACAAGCCCTATCTCTGCAAAATGTGTGACAAGTCCTACAcgcaccccagctccctcagaaaGCACATGAAG GTCCATGAATCATCCTCGCAGGGGTCCCAGCCTTCTCCCGCCGCCAGCTCAGGCTACGAGTCCTCCACCCCTCCAACCATCGTGTCTCCATCCACAGAAAACCAGACCGCCAGCTCCTTATCCCCTTCCTCCTCCGCAGTCCACCACACGTCCAGCCACAGCACGCTTACATCAAATTTTAACGAATGGTACGTCTAA